Proteins encoded in a region of the Zea mays cultivar B73 chromosome 2, Zm-B73-REFERENCE-NAM-5.0, whole genome shotgun sequence genome:
- the LOC100501386 gene encoding Glutamate--glyoxylate aminotransferase 2 (The RefSeq protein has 1 substitution compared to this genomic sequence): MARRRPMDYEELNEKVKKAQYAVRGELYLRASELQKEGKKIIFTNVGNPHALGQKPLTFPRQVVALCQAPFLLDDPNVGLMFPPDAIVRAKRYLAMAPGGLGAYSDARGIPGIRKEVADFIHKRDGYPSDPELIYLTDGASKGVMQMLNAIIRNERDGILVPVPQYPLYSAIISLFGGSLVPYYLEEEANWNLDFANIRQAVAEARSKGITVRATVIINPGNPTGQCLSEANIRELVRYCYHENLVLLADEVYQQNVYQDERPFISARKVMFDMGPPISREVQLVSFHTVSKGYWGECGQRGGYFEMTNLPPKTVDEIYKVASIVLSPNVPGQIFMGVMVNPPKPGDISYPKFTAESKSILESLRRRARMMTDGFNSCRNVVCNFTEGAMYSFPQIQLPARAIEAAKRAGKAADVFYCLKLLEATGISTVPGSGFGQKEGVFHLRTTILPAEEDFPTIMSSFKKFNDSFMEQYEGYSRM, from the exons ATGGCGAGGAGGAGGCCGATGGACTACGAGGAGCTGAACGAGAAAGTCAAGAAGGCGCAGTACGCGGTGCGCGGGGAGCTGTACCTCCGCGCCTCCCAGCTCCAGAAGGAGGGCAAGAAGATCATCTTCACCAACGTCGGCAACCCGCACGCCCTCGGCCAGAAGCCGCTCACCTTCCCGCGCCAG GTGGTGGCGCTGTGCCAGGCTCCGTTCCTCCTCGATGACCCCAATGTCGGCCTCATGTTCCCGCCCGATGCCATCGTGCGGGCCAAGCGCTATCTCGCCATGGCGCCGGGAGGTCTAGGTGCGTACAGTGATGCCCGTGGTATCCCCGGAATCAGGAAGGAAGTTGCTGACTTCATCCACAAGCGTGATGGATATCCGAG TGACCCAGAACTCATTTACCTGACAGACGGCGCCAGCAAAGGTGTGATGCAAATGCTGAATGCCATCATTAGAAACGAGAGGGATGGG ATCTTGGTTCCTGTTCCTCAGTACCCACTTTATTCTGCTATCATTTCCCTCTTTGGTGGGTCTCTGGTCCCATACTACTTGGAAGAAGAGGCTAACtggaaccttgactttgcaaacaTCCGACAAGCAGTGGCCGAGGCACGTTCGAAGGGAATCACT GTTCGAGCGACGGTGATTATAAATCCAGGAAATCCCACTGGCCAGTGCCTTAGTGAAGCAAATATAAGGGAACTTGTGCGATATTGCTACCATGAAAACTTAGTTCTGCTTGCAGACGAAGTGTATCAGCAGAACGTTTATCAAGATGAGCGCCCATTTATAAGCGCAAGAAAG GTTATGTTCGACATGGGTCCGCCAATAAGCAGGGAGGTTCAGCTTGTTTCTTTCCACACTGTGTCCAAAGGGTACTGGGGAGAGTGTGGACAACGTGGTGGATACTTCGAAAtgacaaatcttcctccaaag ACAGTAGATGAGATCTACAAGGTTGCATCAATAGTACTGAGTCCGAATGTTCCCGGGCAAATCTTT ATGGGAGTGATGGTTAACCCTCCTAAACCTGGAGATATCTCATACCCGAAGTTCACTGCCGAAAG CAAGTCCATCCTCGAATCTTTGAGGAGGAGAGCGCGCATGATGACAGACGGTTTCAACAGCTGCCGAAACGTGGTGTGCAATTTCACAGAAG GAGCTATGTACTCTTTCCCCCAAATACAGCTGCCAGCAAGAGCCATCGAGGCGGCAAAGAGAGCCGGCAAAGCAGCAGACGTTTTCTACTGCCTCAAGCTCCTGGAGGCAACGGGGATTTCCACTGTTCCGGGATCTGGTTTTGGGCAGAAGGAAGG GGTGTTCCACCTTCGGACAACTATCCTTCCAGCCGAGGAAGACTTCCCTACCATCATGTCGAGCTTCAAGAAGTTCAACGACTCATTCATGGAGCAATACGAGGGCTACTCCAGGATGTGA
- the LOC100279700 gene encoding Protein C2-DOMAIN ABA-RELATED 3-like: MDGLVGLLKVRVVRGINLAYRDARGSDPYVVLRLGKKKLKTSVKKRSVNPIWQEELTLTVTDPSQPLKLEVFDKDTFSRDDPMGDAEVDVAPLMEAVSMNPREESLRNGAIIRSERPSARNCLADESHVCWRNGKFAQDMILRLRNVESGEIQLQLQWVNFPPGPGPAAATTR, from the exons ATGGACGGATTGGTAGGCCTCTTGAAAGTTCGTGTGGTCCGGGGTATCAACCTTGCCTACCGCGACGCAAGAGGCAGCGATCCGTATGTCGTCCTACGGCTTGGCAAGAAG AAACTGAAGACAAGCGTGAAGAAGAGATCCGTGAACCCCATATGGCAAGAGGAGCTAACTCTGACCGTCACAGATCCCAGCCAACCACTGAAGCTG GAGGTGTTCGACAAGGACACCTTCAGCAGAGACGACCCCATGGGAGACGCGGAGGTGGACGTGGCGCCACTGATGGAGGCGGTGAGCATGAACCCGCGGGAGGAGAGTCTGAGGAACGGCGCCATCATCAGGTCCGAGCGGCCGAGCGCCAGGAACTGCCTCGCCGACGAGAGCCACGTGTGCTGGAGGAACGGCAAGTTCGCGCAGGACATGATCCTCCGGCTCAGGAACGTCGAGAGCGGGGAGATACAGCTGCAGCTGCAGTGGGTGAACTTCCCTCCTGGTCCTGGTCCTGCTGCTGCAACAACCAGGTGA
- the LOC100280630 gene encoding pyridoxin biosynthesis protein ER1 isoform X1 produces the protein MAQGNGGGAPTPLPQLGARATATLYLPQRQATTASTADPTPNHPTSIEDGAGGSSSFTPTPSASPTVVGSSSDTGNKRGRKTTSDVWNDFEQLYKQVNGKKVRYAAKCHYCKSQLTAKGGTGHLHRHRIACASKADRASRPQSLLQFNGDGSVRSWDYNAATARTEMCRLIATLDLPLGFGGHPAFERYIRRSHNPRFRSVCRQTTTRDLVKFFKQRRTVLIDLLQSSVSSVALTSDIWSGNAKEDYISVVAHFVNVDWLLEKRVIGMRLIDVSHSGSNIAERVATVVEEFKLIDKVFSVTLDNASANSNAMNILAPRFSGYVGSLFLHQRCACHIINLIVKSGLKRLKPYVEDFRTAISFLNASNQRIAAYKSYCVAMDVRPRKFGLDMDVRWNSTYLMLKHVIPYKTTFSVFIQTHYQQVMGQTLLTQAHWEIGEKILTFLELFYDSTVALSGIYYPTSPLMLHHIIEIASHLSNYENDILLRDIVVPMKSKFLKY, from the coding sequence ATGGCGCAAGGAAATGGAGGTGGCGCCCCGACTCCACTTCCCCAGCTCGGTGCACGGGCCACGGCCACCCTGTATCTACCTCAACGGCAAGCCACAACAGCGTCTACCGCAGATCCGACTCCGAATCATCCGACCTCCATTGAGGATGGCGCTGGTGGCAGTTCTTCGTTCACGCCAACGCCGAGTGCAAGCCCAACTGTTGTAGGCAGCAGCTCGGACACAGGTAACAAGCGAGGTAGGAAAACCACCTCTGATGTGTGGAATGACTTCGAGCAACTCTACAAACAAGTTAATGGTAAGAAAGTCAGGTATGCAGCAAAATGTCACTACTGCAAATCACAGTTAACTGCTAAGGGTGGTACAGGTCATTTGCATCGACATCGTATTGCTTGTGCATCTAAAGCTGACCGTGCAAGTAGGCCACAATCTTTACTTCAGTTTAATGGTGATGGTTCTGTGCGTTCATGGGATTATAATGCTGCTACTGCTCGTACTGAAATGTGTCGTTTGATTGCTACTTTAGATCTTCCTTTGGGTTTTGGTGGTCATCCTGCTTTTGAACGTTACATTAGACGCTCTCATAATCCTAGGTTCCGTTCTGTGTGTAGACAGACAACGACTAGAGATCTTGTTAAGTTTTTCAAGCAACGTCGTACCGTGTTGATTGATCTATTGCAATCTAGTGTGTCATCTGTTGCACTCACATCTGATATATGGTCTGGTAATGCGAAGGAAGATTATATTAGTGTTGTTGCCCATTTTGTTAATGTTGATTGGTTGTTAGAGAAAAGAGTCATTGGAATGAGGCTTATTGATGTTTCGCATAGTGGCTCTAATATTGCAGAGCGGGTTGCAACTGTTGTTGAAGAGTTTAAGTTGATTGATAAGGTTTTTTCTGTTACTCTAGATAATGCATCAGCTAATTCTAATGCTATGAACATCCTTGCACCAAGATTCTCTGGTTATGTTGGTTCTCTATTCTTGCATCAGAGATGTGCATGTCACATAATTAATCTCATTGTAAAATCTGGTTTGAAGCGTTTGAAACCTTATGTTGAAGATTTCAGAACTGCAATATCATTTTTAAATGCTTCCAACCAACGCATCGCTGCATATAAATCTTATTGTGTTGCTATGGATGTTCGTCCTCGCAAATTTGGTTTGGATATGGATGTTAGATGGAACTCTACATATCTAATGCTAAAACATGTCATTCCATATAAGACCACATTCTCTGTTTTTATCCAAACACACTATCAGCAGGTGATGGGTCAAACATTACTTACACAAGCACATTGGGAGATTGGTGAGAAAATTCTAACCTTTCTTGAGTTGTTTTATGATTCAACTGTTGCTCTATCCGGAATTTATTATCCAACCTCTCCTCTTATGTTGCACCATATTATTGAGATTGCTTCTCATCTGAGCAACTATGAGAACGATATATTGCTTAGAGATATTGTTGTGCCTATGAAATCTAAATTTCTTAAGTACTAG